A window from Fusobacterium sp. FSA-380-WT-3A encodes these proteins:
- a CDS encoding TRAP transporter small permease yields the protein MKKILNNLEEIVAGIFICITVSSVIMNVMLRTFGGSPISSAEEIATTSFIWSIYIGGAACFKKKMHIGVDMLVQLLPKKMQRIFMVLVNIFVTVLTGVLFYLSIIFTKYSVSKPTSVLGISSAYVNSALIVGFGLILFHSIGFTIKAIRDINKEGDK from the coding sequence ATGAAAAAAATATTAAATAATTTAGAAGAGATAGTAGCTGGAATATTTATCTGTATAACAGTTTCTAGTGTAATTATGAATGTTATGTTGAGAACTTTCGGTGGTTCTCCAATTTCAAGTGCAGAAGAGATAGCTACAACTTCATTTATATGGAGTATATATATTGGTGGAGCTGCTTGTTTTAAGAAAAAAATGCACATAGGTGTTGATATGCTTGTACAACTTCTTCCTAAAAAAATGCAAAGAATCTTTATGGTCTTAGTAAATATTTTTGTAACAGTTTTAACAGGAGTTTTATTTTATTTAAGTATTATTTTTACAAAATATTCTGTATCTAAACCAACATCTGTATTAGGAATTTCATCAGCCTATGTAAATTCAGCTTTAATAGTTGGGTTTGGATTAATATTATTCCATTCTATAGGATTTACAATAAAAGCTATTAGAGATATAAATAAGGAGGGAGATAAATAA
- a CDS encoding TRAP transporter large permease, giving the protein MEKLLPVLILFILFFCNIPISFALFASSLFYFLFMNTNTFADLILQTFIKSAESFPLLAIPFFIMAGAVMNYSGISDKLMKMAEVLSGHMKGGLAQVNVLLSVLMGGISGSANADAAMECKILVPEMTKRGFSKSFSAAITAASSAITPVIPPGINLIIYSLIANVSVAKMFLAGYVPGFLMCIALMITVSIISRKRGYGATREKRATGKEVALQMKDSIWALLLPFGIILGMRVGFFTPTEAGAMAVLYCLFIGFFIYKELKIEHLAGIVKETVYGTSSVMFIIIGAGVFGQYLNWERIPHIIGEYLMNITSSPIAFLLIVNAILLLIGMFIEGGAAMIILAPLLIPTARSLGIDPVHFGIVMIVNIMIGGITPPFGSMMFLTCSIVDVPIKEFVKESLPFIVALFIVLVIVTFCPKFMLLLPNLI; this is encoded by the coding sequence ATGGAAAAATTATTACCAGTTTTAATACTTTTTATTTTATTTTTCTGTAATATTCCAATTTCCTTTGCTTTGTTTGCATCATCACTATTTTATTTTTTATTTATGAATACAAATACTTTTGCAGATTTAATATTACAAACTTTTATAAAAAGTGCTGAATCTTTCCCATTACTTGCTATTCCATTTTTTATAATGGCTGGAGCTGTAATGAATTATTCAGGAATTAGTGATAAATTAATGAAAATGGCAGAAGTTTTATCAGGGCATATGAAAGGAGGACTTGCTCAAGTAAATGTTCTTCTAAGTGTGCTTATGGGTGGAATTTCTGGTTCAGCTAATGCTGATGCTGCTATGGAATGTAAAATCTTAGTTCCAGAAATGACAAAAAGAGGATTTTCAAAATCTTTCTCAGCAGCAATTACTGCAGCATCTTCAGCTATTACTCCAGTAATACCTCCTGGAATAAATTTAATTATTTATTCTTTAATAGCCAATGTATCTGTTGCTAAAATGTTTTTAGCAGGTTATGTTCCAGGATTTTTAATGTGTATAGCTTTAATGATTACTGTAAGTATAATTTCAAGAAAAAGAGGTTATGGAGCTACTAGAGAAAAAAGAGCCACAGGAAAAGAGGTTGCTCTTCAAATGAAAGATTCTATTTGGGCTTTGCTTTTACCATTTGGAATTATTTTAGGAATGAGAGTTGGATTCTTTACTCCTACAGAAGCTGGAGCTATGGCAGTTTTATATTGTTTATTCATTGGTTTCTTTATTTATAAAGAATTAAAAATAGAACATTTAGCTGGAATTGTAAAAGAAACTGTTTATGGTACAAGTAGTGTTATGTTTATAATTATTGGAGCTGGAGTTTTTGGACAATATCTAAATTGGGAGAGAATTCCACATATTATTGGAGAATATTTAATGAATATAACTTCTAGTCCTATTGCATTTTTATTAATAGTAAATGCTATTTTACTACTTATTGGAATGTTTATAGAAGGTGGAGCAGCTATGATTATTTTAGCACCACTTTTAATTCCTACAGCAAGAAGTTTAGGAATAGACCCAGTACATTTTGGAATAGTTATGATTGTTAATATTATGATAGGAGGAATCACTCCACCATTTGGTTCTATGATGTTCTTAACATGCTCTATAGTAGATGTTCCTATTAAAGAATTTGTAAAAGAATCTCTACCATTTATAGTAGCATTATTTATAGTTCTAGTAATAGTAACATTCTGTCCAAAATTTATGTTATTACTTCCAAATTTAATTTAG